One genomic region from Argentina anserina chromosome 2, drPotAnse1.1, whole genome shotgun sequence encodes:
- the LOC126782732 gene encoding patatin-like protein 2, which translates to MERAGAFLAHPPPTHGKLITVLSIDGGGIKGIIPGTVLSFLESELQRLDGEHARLADYFDVIAGTSTGGLVTAMLTAPDHNNRPLFPANQIVDFYLEHCPKIFPQINIPLFGDALENAKGVHAPKYDGKYLHKLIKEKLGNRKLNQTLTNVVIPTYDIKYLQPAIFSSYELKKNKKVDPPLLSDICIGTSAAPTYLPAHCFKTATREYHLVDGGVCANNPALTAITEVTKEIKSGNSDFSPNEGAAHQGNKFLLLSLGTGSSAKCQYDANRAKYWGILAWLMQPNFQCPLLDVLGEATSDMVDCHISTLFQALWSDENYLRIQDDKLETNLNSMDNAAPANLRELKKKGEALLKKRATRLNIETGLHEPHDRNITNEEALRGVAERLSRERKERIRSAAPQANPASAS; encoded by the exons ATGGAAAGAGCAGGTGCATTTCTTGCCCATCCCCCACCCACTCATGGAAAGCTCATCACTGTTCTCAGCATTGATGGAGGTGGAATTAAAGGGATTATCCCCGGAACTGTGCTCAGCTTCCTAGAGTCCGAGCTCCAG AGGCTGGATGGTGAACATGCACGGTTGGCCGATTACTTCGATGTTATTGCAGGGACTAGCACAGGTGGCCTTGTGACCGCCATGCTTACTGCCCCAGATCATAACAACCGTCCCCTGTTTCCGGCTAACCAGATCGTCGATTTTTACCTTGAACATTGCCCTAAGATCTTCCCTCAAATCAA TATTCCATTGTTTGGCGACGCCTTAGAAAATGCAAAGGGCGTACATGCACCAAAATATGATGGCAAGTATTTGCACAAGCTTATCAAGGAAAAATTAGGAAACAGAAAATTGAACCAGACATTGACCAATGTTGTGATCCCTACTTATGATATTAAGTACCTCCAACCAGCTATCTTCTCCAGCTACGAG TtaaaaaagaacaagaaagtaGATCCGCCTTTACTCTCGGATATATGTATCGGAACTTCAGCAGCACCGACTTACCTTCCCGCGCATTGTTTCAAAACCGCAACAAGGGAATACCATCTCGTTGATGGCGGTGTTTGTGCTAATAACCCG GCTTTGACTGCTATCACTGAAGTGACAAAAGAAATCAAGAGCGGAAATTCTGACTTCTCTCCCAATGAGGGAGCTGCTCATCAGGGAAATAAGTTCCTACTCTTATCACTGGGTACTGGTTCATCAGCAAAATGCCAGTACGATGCCAATAGAGCAAAATACTGGGGTATTTTGGCATGGTTGATGCAACCCAACTTTCAATGTCCACTGTTAGATGTACTGGGTGAAGCAACTAGTGACATGGTAGACTGCCACATTTCTACCCTTTTCCAAGCTCTTTGGTCCGACGAGAACTACCTTCGAATCCAG GATGATAAACTGGAAACCAACTTGAATTCTATGGATAATGCGGCGCCTGCAAACTTGAGAGAACTTAAAAAGAAGGGAGAGGCACTGTTAAAGAAACGAGCTACAAGGTTGAATATAGAAACCGGTCTCCATGAGCCTCATGATCGTAATATCACTAATGAAGAGGCTCTCAGAGG GGTGGCGGAAAGGCTGTCCAGAGAAAGAAAGGAACGTATCAGATCAGCAGCGCCACAAGCAAACCCGGCATCTGCCAGCTGA
- the LOC126785475 gene encoding uncharacterized protein LOC126785475 isoform X1: MMLRLCYKTRRYCSPYHHRLRRRLFSTNPIDPPTNLQNANQVLPPPPPTALHRRPSPIFPTAFSRKTFLGVSAAIASVAVASYAVVTVADADEKSFNPLYDGVQGLARQSAESCRRIIHHAKQTGVTASVLWHSLRSVLSSANHEVRSGFQLRVAALLADISAANASRRAALVGAGGGAVVDWLLESVAVPRDGSRTQAESARALAFLIADPNVSAAVLGRPNAVPNLLRFIYSCQPKQSSKQSRRISLDVADSLRGRSMLVAAIMDIVTSHCDSSEKVSFKPSLPGKAAMRDIAATLQVIEDGGMRLDDSSDHEGDEDGDSGIKGIGIKVLGGTSVLGLSRTNGLMELGTSDSSNVESGRVDNQNILLQSKHDSSLAHLNLPSAVIPGLWDDLTCQHVAVPFAAWALANWAMASEENRSLIQELDADGNAVMTALMAPERSVKWHGSLVARLLLEDDKLPVDGSVSDWSSSLLSTASQATKNKDIPLAQVALSAFLVSVEKSPEARKIVMEKGLHLIRDTAKRTKKHKHVQEALAKALELLCTGELHLSLQEGQKWSGVLLPWVFRQSSSDAIRISAIKILSRILEDYGPHSVPISQGWLATLLTEILDSSKASSVKGNTQPKSDKVKTQIDQSNILSAAQTANQLVAAVVNLAVKQLGTIPDSVVKSPLADLLSMEPFSAPLKTLKKDSVPKVDVADSAMATLKGIKALTEVCSVDSLCQEKIVDFGVLCLLRRFLLRDDYEKLSAIEAYDASKTLEAQDRTSNITKESSTADSNDPSSVRVPPTAHIRRHAARLLTLLSLLPKVQKVIIEDETWCKWLEDCANGKISGCSDLKIQSYARATLLNILCNHQIDRDSANGDTPDAGTGNSNKTSPRYGDNIFLINPESSHWKCPEKSDQDTVHQDASSLNGSNSIDSEDKSVAIFSNDVNSSSSGDASHSGTGKRELDIVFVHGLRGGPYKTWRIAEDKSSTKSGIVEKIDQEAGKLGTFWPGEWLSADFPQARMFTLRYKSSLTQWSGATLPLQEVSSMLLEKIVAAGIGDRPVVFVTHSMGGLVVKQILSKAKSENINNLVNNTVGIVFYSCPHFGSKLADMPWKMGFVLRPAPTIGELISGSPRLLQLNDYIRHLHKKGSLEVLSFCETKVTPIVEGYGGWAFRMEIVPIESAYPGFGDLVVLESTDHINSCKPLSRSDPSYTEILEFLRKLKTSKQTVA; encoded by the exons atgatGCTTCGTCTCTGTTACAAAACTCGTCGCTACTGCTCCCCTTACCACCACCGTCTCCGCCGCCGTCTCTTCTCCACTAACCCCATCGATCCCCCCACCAATCTCCAAAATGCCAACCAAGTCCTCCCTCCTCCGCCGCCCACGGCTCTCCACCGCCGCCCAAGCCCTATCTTCCCCACCGCCTTCTCCCGCAAAACCTTCCTCGGCGTCTCCGCCGCGATCGCCTCCGTCGCTGTCGCCTCCTACGCCGTCGTCACCGTGGCCGATGCCGACGAGAAGTCGTTCAATCCTCTCTACGACGGCGTCCAGGGCCTGGCGCGCCAGTCCGCCGAGTCGTGCCGGAGGATCATCCACCACGCGAAGCAGACCGGCGTCACCGCCTCCGTTCTCTGGCACTCTCTCCGGTCGGTGTTGTCCTCCGCCAACCACGAGGTCCGGTCAGGCTTCCAGCTTAGGGTTGCGGCGCTCCTCGCCGATATTTCCGCGGCCAATGCCAGCCGCAGGGCCGCCCTTGTTGGGGCCGGAGGCGGCGCCGTAGTGGATTGGCTGCTGGAGTCGGTGGCAGTCCCTAGGGATGGTTCCCGCACTCAGGCCGAGTCCGCCAGAGCGCTGGCGTTCTTGATCGCCGATCCGAATGTCTCCGCCGCCGTGCTCGGCAGGCCTAACGCCGTCCCCAATCTCTTGAGGTTTATCTATTCCTGCCAGCCTAAACAATCAAGCAAG CAGTCGAGACGTATTTCACTTGATGTAGCTGATTCTTTGAGAGGCAGGAGCATGCTTGTTGCTGCCATAATGGATATCGTCACGTCCCACTGTGATAGTTCAGAGAAGGTGTCTTTTAAGCCTTCTTTGCCAGGTAAGGCTGCAATGCGGGATATAGCGGCTACCCTTCAAGTTATCGAAGATGGTGGCATGCGTTTGGATGATTCAAGTGATCATGAAGGTGATGAAGATGGTGATAGTGGAATCAAGGGTATTGGTATTAAAGTCCTTGGGGGTACATCAGTTTTAGGACTATCAAGAACAAATGGACTTATGGAGTTGGGGACTTCTGATAGTAGTAATGTAGAATCAGGAAGGGTTGATAACCAAAATATCCTTCTGCAAAGTAAGCATGACAGTTCTCTAGCACATTTGAACTTACCTTCAGCTGTCATCCCTGGACTCTGGGATGATTTGACTTGTCAACATGTTGCTGTTCCATTTGCTGCATGGGCATTGGCAAACTGGGCAATGGCATCAGAGGAGAATCGATcactcatacaagaattggATGCTGATGGAAATGCTGTCATGACTGCTTTAATGGCACCTGAGAGATCAGTAAAGTGGCATGGTAGCTTGGTGGCTCGCTTGCTTTTAGAGGATGATAAGTTACCCGTGGATGGTTCTGTTTCTGATTGGAGTTCCAGTCTTCTTTCTACTGCTTCACAAGCAACGAAAAATAAAGATATTCCTTTGGCTCAGGTGGCTTTATCAGCATTCTTGGTTTCTGTTGAGAAAAGCCCTGAGGCAAGGAAGATAGTGATGGAGAAGGGTCTTCATCTGATAAGAGACACCGCTAAGCGGACAAAGAAGCATAAGCATGTGCAGGAAGCCTTGGCAAAGGCATTAGAATTGCTATGTACTGGAGAATTGCATTTATCTCTTCAAGAGGGTCAAAAGTGGTCCGGTGTACTACTTCCATGGGTTTTTAGGCAATCTTCCTCTGATGCCATACGTATTTCAGCGATTAAAATCCTCTCTCGCATTCTTGAAGACTACGGGCCCCATTCAGTACCAATTTCTCAGGGATGGTTAGCTACTCTGCTAACTGAGATTTTGGATTCCAGCAAAGCATCATCAGTCAAAGGAAATACTCAGCCAAAATCTGATAAAGTTAAG ACTCAAATTGATCAGTCAAACATTCTTTCTGCTGCACAAACTGCTAATCAGTTAGTGGCAGCTGTTGTTAATCTAGCAGTGAAGCAGCTAGGAACAATCCCTGATTCTGTTGTTAAATCTCCACTGGCAGATCTTCTTTCCATGGAACCCTTTTCTGCCCCATTAAAAACTCTAAAGAAAGATAGTGTGCCTAAGGTTGATGTGGCAGATTCTGCAATGGCAACCTTGAAGGGAATTAAAGCGCTGACTGAAGTTTGTTCTGTGGATTCATTATGTCAGGAAAAAATAGTTGATTTTGGGGTCTTGTGTTTGCTGAGACGGTTTTTGTTGCGTGATGATTATGAGAAACTTTCTGCAATAGAAGCCTATGATGCTTCTAAAACGCTTGAGGCACAAGATCGAACCTCAAATATAACTAAAGAATCATCAACAGCAGATAGTAATGATCCGTCTAGCGTCAGAGTTCCGCCTACAGCTCACATTCGTCGCCATGCAGCTAGGCTGTTGACTCTCCTCTCGCTACTTCCAAAAGTACAGAAAGTCATTATAGAAGATGAAACTTGGTGCAAGTGGCTTGAGGATTGTGCTAATGGTAAGATATCAGGCTGCAGTGATCTTAAGATACAGAGTTATGCTCGCGCAACACTGTTGAATATATTATGTAATCACCAAATTGATAGAGATTCTGCAAATGGAGACACTCCTGATGCTGGTACAGGAAACAGTAACAAAACTTCTCCGCGATATGGGGACAATATATTTCTAATCAATCCTGAATCATCCCATTGGAAATGTCCTGAAAAATCTGATCAAGACACAGTTCACCAGGATGCATCTTCTTTAAATGGCTCCAATTCTATTGACAGTGAGGATAAATCTGTGGCCATATTTTCAAATGATGTTAACTCATCTAGTTCTGGGGATGCATCTCACAGCGGTACAGGCAAAAGGGAGCTGGATATAGTTTTCGTGCATGGCCTCCGCGGGGGACCTTATAAGACTTGGCGTATAGCCGAGGACAAGTCATCCACTAAATCTGGCATAGTAGAGAAGATTGATCAGGAAGCTGGAAAGTTGGGAACATTTTGGCCAGGTGAATGGCTTTCGGCTGACTTCCCCCAAGCTCGTATGTTTACCCTTAGATACAAG TCAAGTCTAACGCAATGGTCTGGCGCTACCCTGCCCCTTCAG GAAGTTAGCTCAATGTTGTTAGAGAAGATTGTTGCTGCAGGTATTGGGGACCGACCTGTTGTTTTTGTGACACATAG CATGGGGGGTCTGGTCGTCAAGCAGATACTGTCTAAAGCAAAATCAGAGAATATCAATAATCTTGTGAATAACACTGTTGGAATT GTTTTCTATAGCTGCCCTCATTTTGGAAGCAAACTTGCGGACATGCCTTGGAAGATGGGATTTGTGTTGCGCCCAGCGCCAACT ATAGGAGAGCTAATAAGTGGGTCTCCAAGATTATTACAGCTTAATGACTATATTCGTCACCTTCACAAGAAGGGGTCGCTAGAGGTCCTCAGTTTTTGTGAG ACAAAGGTGACTCCAATTGTAGAAGGTTATGGAGGATGGGCCTTCCGAATGGAGATTGTACCAATTGAATCAGCATATCCTGGATTTGGTGATCTCGTT GTATTAGAGTCAACAGATCATATAAATTCTTGCAAGCCGCTCAGCCGCAGTGATCCCTCATACACAGAGATATTAGAGTTCTTACGGAAGCTGAAAACCAGTAAACAGACAGTTGCATAA
- the LOC126785475 gene encoding uncharacterized protein LOC126785475 isoform X2, with product MMLRLCYKTRRYCSPYHHRLRRRLFSTNPIDPPTNLQNANQVLPPPPPTALHRRPSPIFPTAFSRKTFLGVSAAIASVAVASYAVVTVADADEKSFNPLYDGVQGLARQSAESCRRIIHHAKQTGVTASVLWHSLRSVLSSANHEVRSGFQLRVAALLADISAANASRRAALVGAGGGAVVDWLLESVAVPRDGSRTQAESARALAFLIADPNVSAAVLGRPNAVPNLLRFIYSCQPKQSSKSRRISLDVADSLRGRSMLVAAIMDIVTSHCDSSEKVSFKPSLPGKAAMRDIAATLQVIEDGGMRLDDSSDHEGDEDGDSGIKGIGIKVLGGTSVLGLSRTNGLMELGTSDSSNVESGRVDNQNILLQSKHDSSLAHLNLPSAVIPGLWDDLTCQHVAVPFAAWALANWAMASEENRSLIQELDADGNAVMTALMAPERSVKWHGSLVARLLLEDDKLPVDGSVSDWSSSLLSTASQATKNKDIPLAQVALSAFLVSVEKSPEARKIVMEKGLHLIRDTAKRTKKHKHVQEALAKALELLCTGELHLSLQEGQKWSGVLLPWVFRQSSSDAIRISAIKILSRILEDYGPHSVPISQGWLATLLTEILDSSKASSVKGNTQPKSDKVKTQIDQSNILSAAQTANQLVAAVVNLAVKQLGTIPDSVVKSPLADLLSMEPFSAPLKTLKKDSVPKVDVADSAMATLKGIKALTEVCSVDSLCQEKIVDFGVLCLLRRFLLRDDYEKLSAIEAYDASKTLEAQDRTSNITKESSTADSNDPSSVRVPPTAHIRRHAARLLTLLSLLPKVQKVIIEDETWCKWLEDCANGKISGCSDLKIQSYARATLLNILCNHQIDRDSANGDTPDAGTGNSNKTSPRYGDNIFLINPESSHWKCPEKSDQDTVHQDASSLNGSNSIDSEDKSVAIFSNDVNSSSSGDASHSGTGKRELDIVFVHGLRGGPYKTWRIAEDKSSTKSGIVEKIDQEAGKLGTFWPGEWLSADFPQARMFTLRYKSSLTQWSGATLPLQEVSSMLLEKIVAAGIGDRPVVFVTHSMGGLVVKQILSKAKSENINNLVNNTVGIVFYSCPHFGSKLADMPWKMGFVLRPAPTIGELISGSPRLLQLNDYIRHLHKKGSLEVLSFCETKVTPIVEGYGGWAFRMEIVPIESAYPGFGDLVVLESTDHINSCKPLSRSDPSYTEILEFLRKLKTSKQTVA from the exons atgatGCTTCGTCTCTGTTACAAAACTCGTCGCTACTGCTCCCCTTACCACCACCGTCTCCGCCGCCGTCTCTTCTCCACTAACCCCATCGATCCCCCCACCAATCTCCAAAATGCCAACCAAGTCCTCCCTCCTCCGCCGCCCACGGCTCTCCACCGCCGCCCAAGCCCTATCTTCCCCACCGCCTTCTCCCGCAAAACCTTCCTCGGCGTCTCCGCCGCGATCGCCTCCGTCGCTGTCGCCTCCTACGCCGTCGTCACCGTGGCCGATGCCGACGAGAAGTCGTTCAATCCTCTCTACGACGGCGTCCAGGGCCTGGCGCGCCAGTCCGCCGAGTCGTGCCGGAGGATCATCCACCACGCGAAGCAGACCGGCGTCACCGCCTCCGTTCTCTGGCACTCTCTCCGGTCGGTGTTGTCCTCCGCCAACCACGAGGTCCGGTCAGGCTTCCAGCTTAGGGTTGCGGCGCTCCTCGCCGATATTTCCGCGGCCAATGCCAGCCGCAGGGCCGCCCTTGTTGGGGCCGGAGGCGGCGCCGTAGTGGATTGGCTGCTGGAGTCGGTGGCAGTCCCTAGGGATGGTTCCCGCACTCAGGCCGAGTCCGCCAGAGCGCTGGCGTTCTTGATCGCCGATCCGAATGTCTCCGCCGCCGTGCTCGGCAGGCCTAACGCCGTCCCCAATCTCTTGAGGTTTATCTATTCCTGCCAGCCTAAACAATCAAGCAAG TCGAGACGTATTTCACTTGATGTAGCTGATTCTTTGAGAGGCAGGAGCATGCTTGTTGCTGCCATAATGGATATCGTCACGTCCCACTGTGATAGTTCAGAGAAGGTGTCTTTTAAGCCTTCTTTGCCAGGTAAGGCTGCAATGCGGGATATAGCGGCTACCCTTCAAGTTATCGAAGATGGTGGCATGCGTTTGGATGATTCAAGTGATCATGAAGGTGATGAAGATGGTGATAGTGGAATCAAGGGTATTGGTATTAAAGTCCTTGGGGGTACATCAGTTTTAGGACTATCAAGAACAAATGGACTTATGGAGTTGGGGACTTCTGATAGTAGTAATGTAGAATCAGGAAGGGTTGATAACCAAAATATCCTTCTGCAAAGTAAGCATGACAGTTCTCTAGCACATTTGAACTTACCTTCAGCTGTCATCCCTGGACTCTGGGATGATTTGACTTGTCAACATGTTGCTGTTCCATTTGCTGCATGGGCATTGGCAAACTGGGCAATGGCATCAGAGGAGAATCGATcactcatacaagaattggATGCTGATGGAAATGCTGTCATGACTGCTTTAATGGCACCTGAGAGATCAGTAAAGTGGCATGGTAGCTTGGTGGCTCGCTTGCTTTTAGAGGATGATAAGTTACCCGTGGATGGTTCTGTTTCTGATTGGAGTTCCAGTCTTCTTTCTACTGCTTCACAAGCAACGAAAAATAAAGATATTCCTTTGGCTCAGGTGGCTTTATCAGCATTCTTGGTTTCTGTTGAGAAAAGCCCTGAGGCAAGGAAGATAGTGATGGAGAAGGGTCTTCATCTGATAAGAGACACCGCTAAGCGGACAAAGAAGCATAAGCATGTGCAGGAAGCCTTGGCAAAGGCATTAGAATTGCTATGTACTGGAGAATTGCATTTATCTCTTCAAGAGGGTCAAAAGTGGTCCGGTGTACTACTTCCATGGGTTTTTAGGCAATCTTCCTCTGATGCCATACGTATTTCAGCGATTAAAATCCTCTCTCGCATTCTTGAAGACTACGGGCCCCATTCAGTACCAATTTCTCAGGGATGGTTAGCTACTCTGCTAACTGAGATTTTGGATTCCAGCAAAGCATCATCAGTCAAAGGAAATACTCAGCCAAAATCTGATAAAGTTAAG ACTCAAATTGATCAGTCAAACATTCTTTCTGCTGCACAAACTGCTAATCAGTTAGTGGCAGCTGTTGTTAATCTAGCAGTGAAGCAGCTAGGAACAATCCCTGATTCTGTTGTTAAATCTCCACTGGCAGATCTTCTTTCCATGGAACCCTTTTCTGCCCCATTAAAAACTCTAAAGAAAGATAGTGTGCCTAAGGTTGATGTGGCAGATTCTGCAATGGCAACCTTGAAGGGAATTAAAGCGCTGACTGAAGTTTGTTCTGTGGATTCATTATGTCAGGAAAAAATAGTTGATTTTGGGGTCTTGTGTTTGCTGAGACGGTTTTTGTTGCGTGATGATTATGAGAAACTTTCTGCAATAGAAGCCTATGATGCTTCTAAAACGCTTGAGGCACAAGATCGAACCTCAAATATAACTAAAGAATCATCAACAGCAGATAGTAATGATCCGTCTAGCGTCAGAGTTCCGCCTACAGCTCACATTCGTCGCCATGCAGCTAGGCTGTTGACTCTCCTCTCGCTACTTCCAAAAGTACAGAAAGTCATTATAGAAGATGAAACTTGGTGCAAGTGGCTTGAGGATTGTGCTAATGGTAAGATATCAGGCTGCAGTGATCTTAAGATACAGAGTTATGCTCGCGCAACACTGTTGAATATATTATGTAATCACCAAATTGATAGAGATTCTGCAAATGGAGACACTCCTGATGCTGGTACAGGAAACAGTAACAAAACTTCTCCGCGATATGGGGACAATATATTTCTAATCAATCCTGAATCATCCCATTGGAAATGTCCTGAAAAATCTGATCAAGACACAGTTCACCAGGATGCATCTTCTTTAAATGGCTCCAATTCTATTGACAGTGAGGATAAATCTGTGGCCATATTTTCAAATGATGTTAACTCATCTAGTTCTGGGGATGCATCTCACAGCGGTACAGGCAAAAGGGAGCTGGATATAGTTTTCGTGCATGGCCTCCGCGGGGGACCTTATAAGACTTGGCGTATAGCCGAGGACAAGTCATCCACTAAATCTGGCATAGTAGAGAAGATTGATCAGGAAGCTGGAAAGTTGGGAACATTTTGGCCAGGTGAATGGCTTTCGGCTGACTTCCCCCAAGCTCGTATGTTTACCCTTAGATACAAG TCAAGTCTAACGCAATGGTCTGGCGCTACCCTGCCCCTTCAG GAAGTTAGCTCAATGTTGTTAGAGAAGATTGTTGCTGCAGGTATTGGGGACCGACCTGTTGTTTTTGTGACACATAG CATGGGGGGTCTGGTCGTCAAGCAGATACTGTCTAAAGCAAAATCAGAGAATATCAATAATCTTGTGAATAACACTGTTGGAATT GTTTTCTATAGCTGCCCTCATTTTGGAAGCAAACTTGCGGACATGCCTTGGAAGATGGGATTTGTGTTGCGCCCAGCGCCAACT ATAGGAGAGCTAATAAGTGGGTCTCCAAGATTATTACAGCTTAATGACTATATTCGTCACCTTCACAAGAAGGGGTCGCTAGAGGTCCTCAGTTTTTGTGAG ACAAAGGTGACTCCAATTGTAGAAGGTTATGGAGGATGGGCCTTCCGAATGGAGATTGTACCAATTGAATCAGCATATCCTGGATTTGGTGATCTCGTT GTATTAGAGTCAACAGATCATATAAATTCTTGCAAGCCGCTCAGCCGCAGTGATCCCTCATACACAGAGATATTAGAGTTCTTACGGAAGCTGAAAACCAGTAAACAGACAGTTGCATAA
- the LOC126783475 gene encoding probable inactive heme oxygenase 2, chloroplastic codes for MQYATTLLMDKAVSPSTLLLPPKPSPISTRRLPSFVLCCSNPSTTAATSTSWSPPPIPATTGTPPPVVRRRTRYRKQYPGESKGITEEMRFVAMRLRNINGKKLEPQSDGDNTQSESDDNAPDDTDADASESDGDGDGEKQTWQPSLQGFLKYLVDSKLVFDTVERIVDDSNDVAYAYFRKTGLERSEAISKDLEWFGEQGNVIPEPSNPGVAYAKYLKQVAEISPPLFLCHFYNIYFAHVSGGQVIARQVSERLLEGRELEFYTWEGDVPELMRGVREKLNKLGDHWSRDDKNKCLRETTKSFRSLGQIVRLIILETK; via the exons ATGCAATACGCAACGACGTTGTTAATGGACAAAGCGGTCTCACCTTCAACTCTTCTACTTCCACCGAAGCCTTCCCCAATTTCAACCAGAAGGCTCCCCTCCTTCGTTCTCTGCTGCTCCAATCCGAGCACCACCGCCGCCACCTCCACCTCATGGTCTCCGCCTCCGATTCCCGCCACAACCGGCACGCCGCCGCCGGTCGTGAGGCGGAGGACGCGGTACAGGAAGCAGTACCCGGGAGAGAGCAAAGGCATCACCGAAGAGATGAGGTTCGTCGCCATGCGCCTCCGTAACATAAACGGCAAGAAATTGGAGCCTCAGTCCGACGGCGATAACACTCAGAGCGAAAGTGACGATAATGCCCCTGACGACACTGACGCTGACGCCTCGGAATCTGACGGTGACGGCGACGGAGAGAAGCAGACTTGGCAGCCTAGCCTGCAAGGGTTCCTCAAGTACTTGGTGGACAGTAAGCTCGTGTTTGACACCGTGGAGCGCATTGTTGATGACTCAAACGACGTCGCTT ATGCATATTTCAGGAAGACCGGGTTGGAGAGATCAGAAGCGATTTCGAAAGATTTGGAATGGTTTGGGGAACAAGGCAATGTGATACCGGAGCCCAGCAATCCGGGAGTTGCTTATGCAAAGTATCTGAAACAAGTTGCGGAGATTTCTCCACCGTTATTCCTCTGCCATTTTTATAACATCTACTTTGCACATGTCTCTGGCGGGCAGGTCATTGCAAGACAG GTATCGGAGAGGCTACTTGAAGGAAGGGAGTTGGAGTTTTACACATGGGAAGGTGATGTGCCGGAGTTGATGAGAGGTGTTCGGGAGAAACTCAACAAGCTTGGGGAT CATTGGAGTCGGgatgacaaaaacaaatgcttaAGAGAAACAACAAAGTCGTTCCGGTCTCTAGGGCAGATAGTTCGTCTGATCATCTTAGAAACCAAGTGA